One Cololabis saira isolate AMF1-May2022 chromosome 18, fColSai1.1, whole genome shotgun sequence genomic region harbors:
- the LOC133464819 gene encoding uncharacterized protein LOC133464819: protein MSEIKQEWPFLFSQKCLFSHFGLLTDVDVLQKLQEKISRRGQTILDYCATLDNPKIHDVLACYDPDSDKAACILLLLMLYFKEPKESLMLEVDPCATSVDVNTSELPSTPCLIIQGDTMKPSGWLISIEGHVVMGPHPFFLHGVAAFFSSYYVFNLEYPATGSSTLEFIQRCFPGINPERGSKTKKRTTMNPHDIYSSRLTRKALCIDRDSTHPFNGLSSLLPSGKRLRSLKAGLVLSSRSGDFSEKY from the exons ATGTCTGAGATCAAACAGGAGTGGCCATTTCTCTTCTCTCAGAAATGCCTATTCTCACACTTTGGCCTCCTGACGGACGTCGATGTCCTTCAGAAGCTACAGGAGAAAATTAGTCGACGAGGACAGACCATCCTGGATTACTGTGCAACACTGGACAACCCCAAGATCCATGATGTCCTGGCCTGCTATGATCCAGACTCTGACAAGGCTGCCTGCATCCTGCTGCTCCTAATGTTGTACTTCAAAGAACCGAAAGAGAGTTTGATGCTTGAAGTTGAT CCATGTGCCACTTCTGTGGACGTCAATACTTCAGAGCTCCCCAGCACCCCCTGCTTGATCATTCAag GTGACACGATGAAGCCCTCTGGATGGCTTATATCCATCGAGGGACATGTCGTGATGGGCCCACACCCTTTCTTTTTGCACGGAGTAGCTGCTTTCTTCAGCAGCTATTACGTCTTCAACCTTGAGTATCCTGCCACTGGATCATCAACGCTGGAGTTCATTCAAAG GTGCTTCCCGGGCATCAATCCTGAAAGAGGCTCAAAGACCAAGAAGCGGACAACAATGAACCCTCAT GATATCTACAGCAGCCGCCTCACCCGAAAAGCCCTCTGCATTGATAGAGACTCCACCCACCCATTCAACGGCCTCTCCAGTCTGCTGCCGTCCGGAAAAAGACTGAGAAGCCTTAaggcaggg CTGGTTCTCAGCTCCCGCTCCGGGGACTTTAGTGAGAAATACTGA